One part of the Paracoccus sp. MBLB3053 genome encodes these proteins:
- the mfd gene encoding transcription-repair coupling factor, giving the protein MSDHLILSGAPEGLDAALIARELSRGQPVIHIARDDRRMAAMRAALAFFSPAAVVLEFPAWDTTPYDRVSPAPGVMAARMAVLTALAHGAIRGPFVLLTTLGAAMQRVPPREALRDASFSAAVGSRLDEGALRDFLARMGFSQSPTVTEPGDFAVRGGIIDIYPPGEGGPIRLDMFGDVLESARRFDPETQRSTEKLDRVELAPMSEVILDEAAITRFRQNYRVEYGGGANDPLYEGISAGRKMAGMEHWLPWFHERMDSLFAYLPEATVVADDHLDQVRDARWHTIGEQFDARREALKRKGGTDSVYRPVPPAEMFPDEVDWKAWLAPHRMLRLSVLPQPPGPGVLDAGGRVGRNFAPERQAEKGNLFKALADHIRHLQASRRVVIASFSEGARERLAGLIADEGIQGAKPVADMRDLPGQPGSIGLAVWPLDEGFVADGQATGPLAVISEQDVLGDRLIRGAKKRRKAENFLRDTQTLSPGDLVVHVEHGIGRYTGLETVMALKVPHDCVALEYAGGDRLYLPVENIELLSRYGHEEGMLDKLGGGAWQARKARLKERIKLIADKLMRVAAERLLRPAPVLEPEHHEIESFAARFPYAETEDQASAIVDVTDDLAAGRPMDRLIVGDVGFGKTEVAMRAAFIAASQGRQVAVVAPTTLLARQHFRTFAERFRGTAINVRPLSRFVSAKDATETRKGLSEGTVDIVVGTHSVLAKQVRFKNLGLLIVDEEQHFGVAHKERLKELRSDIHVLTLTATPIPRTLQLSLTGVRDLSIIGTPPVDRLAIRTYVSEFDSVTIREALLREKYRGGQSFFVVPRLTDLPEIEDWLKEHVPEVSTIVAHGQLAAGDLDQRMNAFYDRGADVLLATTIVESGLDIPTANTMVVWRADMFGLSQLYQIRGRVGRSKTRAYCYLTTKPRVPLTPQAMRRLKFLGAIDSLGAGFNLASQDLDLRGAGNLLGEEQSGHIKEVGFELYQQMLEETIAKLKSGEIEGTPEDEWAPQLNLGVPVTIPESYIPDLDVRLGLYRRLAELTTKVELEGFAAELIDRFGPLPREVNTLLLVIRIKAMAKRANISKLDAGPKGATVQFHGDKFPNPAGLVEFIHDQKGQAKVTDNKIVVLRDWPSDADRIKGAFAIAKDLAAKIKEGKAKG; this is encoded by the coding sequence ATGTCCGATCACCTGATCCTTTCCGGGGCACCCGAAGGCCTCGACGCCGCGCTGATCGCGCGCGAATTGTCGCGCGGCCAGCCTGTCATCCACATTGCCCGCGACGACCGCCGCATGGCCGCGATGCGGGCTGCTCTGGCCTTTTTCTCGCCCGCCGCCGTTGTGCTGGAATTTCCTGCCTGGGATACGACGCCCTATGACCGGGTGTCGCCCGCGCCGGGGGTGATGGCGGCGCGCATGGCCGTGCTGACCGCGCTCGCCCATGGTGCGATCAGAGGCCCCTTCGTGCTGCTGACGACGCTCGGTGCCGCCATGCAGCGGGTCCCACCGCGCGAGGCGCTGCGCGACGCCAGCTTTTCGGCCGCCGTCGGCAGCCGCCTGGACGAAGGCGCGCTCAGGGACTTTCTGGCGCGCATGGGCTTTTCGCAATCGCCAACGGTGACCGAGCCGGGGGATTTCGCGGTCCGTGGCGGTATCATCGACATCTATCCGCCGGGAGAGGGCGGGCCGATCAGGCTCGACATGTTTGGCGATGTGCTGGAAAGCGCCCGCCGCTTCGATCCCGAGACGCAGCGGTCCACCGAGAAACTGGACAGGGTCGAGCTTGCCCCCATGTCCGAGGTCATTCTGGACGAGGCTGCGATTACCCGCTTTCGCCAGAATTACCGGGTTGAATATGGCGGTGGGGCGAATGATCCCCTTTACGAAGGGATCAGCGCCGGCCGCAAGATGGCGGGGATGGAGCATTGGCTGCCCTGGTTCCATGAACGCATGGACAGCCTTTTCGCCTATCTGCCCGAGGCGACCGTGGTTGCCGACGATCATCTGGATCAGGTGAGGGATGCGCGCTGGCACACCATCGGCGAGCAATTCGACGCGCGTCGCGAGGCACTCAAGCGCAAGGGGGGTACGGACAGCGTCTATCGCCCCGTGCCGCCTGCCGAGATGTTTCCCGATGAGGTCGACTGGAAGGCATGGCTTGCCCCGCACCGGATGCTGAGGCTTTCGGTCCTGCCCCAGCCGCCAGGTCCTGGCGTACTGGACGCGGGCGGTCGGGTCGGGCGCAATTTCGCGCCCGAGAGGCAGGCAGAAAAGGGAAACCTGTTCAAGGCACTGGCTGATCATATTCGACATCTTCAAGCCTCGCGCCGGGTGGTGATTGCAAGCTTTTCGGAAGGTGCGCGCGAGCGTCTTGCCGGATTGATCGCGGATGAAGGCATTCAGGGCGCCAAGCCCGTCGCAGACATGCGCGATCTGCCGGGCCAGCCGGGTTCGATCGGCCTTGCGGTCTGGCCGCTGGACGAAGGGTTCGTTGCTGACGGTCAGGCAACAGGGCCGCTGGCTGTCATCTCGGAACAGGACGTGCTGGGTGACCGGCTGATCCGGGGCGCGAAGAAGCGCCGCAAGGCCGAGAATTTCCTGCGCGACACCCAGACCCTGTCTCCGGGCGATCTCGTCGTTCATGTCGAACACGGCATCGGGCGCTATACCGGGCTGGAAACCGTGATGGCGCTGAAGGTCCCGCATGATTGCGTGGCGCTGGAATATGCGGGCGGCGACCGCTTGTATCTGCCTGTCGAGAACATCGAGTTGCTCAGCCGCTACGGGCACGAAGAAGGCATGCTCGACAAGCTGGGCGGCGGCGCCTGGCAGGCCCGCAAGGCCAGGCTGAAAGAACGCATCAAGCTGATCGCCGACAAGCTGATGCGGGTCGCGGCCGAACGCCTGCTGCGTCCCGCCCCGGTGCTGGAACCCGAGCATCACGAGATCGAAAGCTTCGCGGCCCGATTCCCCTATGCCGAAACCGAAGACCAGGCCTCGGCCATTGTCGATGTGACCGACGATCTGGCGGCGGGTCGTCCGATGGACCGGCTGATCGTCGGCGATGTCGGCTTCGGCAAGACCGAGGTCGCGATGCGCGCGGCCTTCATCGCCGCCTCGCAGGGGCGGCAGGTCGCGGTGGTCGCGCCGACGACGCTGCTGGCGCGGCAGCATTTCCGCACCTTTGCCGAGCGCTTCCGCGGCACCGCGATCAATGTCCGCCCGCTTTCGCGCTTCGTCTCGGCCAAGGATGCGACCGAGACCCGCAAGGGCCTTTCCGAGGGCACGGTGGACATCGTCGTCGGCACCCATTCGGTGCTGGCCAAGCAGGTGCGCTTCAAAAATCTCGGGTTGCTGATCGTCGATGAGGAACAGCATTTTGGCGTCGCCCACAAGGAGCGCCTGAAGGAGCTGCGCAGCGACATCCACGTCCTGACCCTGACCGCGACGCCGATCCCGCGTACCCTGCAACTTTCGCTGACCGGGGTCAGGGACCTCTCGATCATCGGCACGCCGCCGGTCGACCGCCTCGCGATCCGCACCTATGTCAGCGAATTCGACAGCGTCACCATCCGCGAGGCCCTGCTGCGCGAGAAATATCGTGGTGGGCAGAGCTTCTTCGTTGTGCCGCGCCTGACCGACCTGCCCGAGATCGAGGATTGGCTGAAGGAGCATGTCCCCGAGGTCAGCACTATCGTCGCCCATGGCCAGCTCGCGGCGGGCGATCTCGACCAGCGCATGAACGCCTTCTATGACCGAGGCGCGGATGTGCTTCTGGCGACGACCATCGTGGAATCGGGTCTCGACATCCCGACGGCGAATACGATGGTGGTCTGGCGCGCCGACATGTTCGGTCTGTCGCAGCTTTACCAGATTCGGGGGAGGGTAGGCCGGTCGAAGACGCGGGCCTATTGCTACCTGACGACCAAGCCGCGCGTACCGCTGACCCCTCAGGCGATGCGGCGGCTGAAGTTCCTCGGCGCCATCGACAGCCTGGGCGCGGGCTTCAATCTTGCCTCGCAGGACCTGGACCTGCGCGGCGCGGGGAACCTGCTCGGCGAAGAGCAATCCGGCCATATCAAGGAGGTCGGCTTCGAGCTTTACCAGCAGATGCTGGAGGAAACGATTGCCAAGCTGAAATCCGGCGAGATCGAAGGCACGCCCGAGGATGAATGGGCACCGCAATTGAATCTCGGCGTTCCGGTGACGATCCCGGAAAGCTATATCCCCGATCTGGACGTTCGGTTGGGGCTATACAGGCGGCTGGCGGAACTGACGACCAAGGTGGAACTCGAAGGCTTCGCCGCCGAATTGATCGACCGCTTCGGCCCGCTGCCGCGTGAGGTGAATACGCTTCTGCTGGTCATCCGCATCAAGGCGATGGCGAAACGGGCGAATATCTCGAAGCTGGATGCTGGGCCCAAGGGCGCGACCGTGCAATTCCACGGCGACAAATTCCCCAATCCTGCAGGTCTGGTCGAGTTTATTCATGACCAGAAAGGGCAGGCCAAGGTCACCGACAACAAGATCGTCGTGCTGCGCGACTGGCCCAGCGATGCAGACCGCATCAAGGGGGCTTTCGCCATAGCCAAGGACCTGGCAGCCAAGATCAAGGAAGGCAAGGCCAAGGGCTGA
- the clpA gene encoding ATP-dependent Clp protease ATP-binding subunit ClpA, with protein sequence MPSFSNTLEQAIHSALALANEHRHELATLEHLLLALTDEPDAVKVMRACNVDLDELRRMLVEFIEDDLSTLITDVEGSEAVPTAAFQRVIQRAAIHVQSSGRTEVTGANVLVAIFAERESNAAFFLQELDMTRYDAVNFIAHGVAKNPSFSESRPVQGAEQPSEQAQAEQPASKEESALSKYCVDLNRKAAKGDVDPLIGRADEVERCIQVLCRRRKNNPLLVGDPGVGKTAIAEGLALKITRGETPDVLAGSTIFSLDMGALLAGTRYRGDFEERLKAVVKELEDHPDAILFIDEIHTVIGAGATSGGAMDASNLLKPALSGGKLRCMGSTTYKEFRQHFEKDRALSRRFQKIDVNEPTVPDTIKILMGLKPSFEKHHDLRYTNDAIKTAVELSARYIHDRKLPDKAIDVIDEAGAAQHLVSESKRRKTIGPKEIEAVVAKIARIPPKNVSKDDAAVLKDLEATLKRLVFGQDAAIEALSSSIKLARAGLREPEKPIGNYLFAGPTGVGKTEVAKQLASTLGVELLRFDMSEYMEKHAVSRLIGAPPGYVGFDQGGLLTDGVDQHPHCVLLLDEIEKAHPDVYNILLQVMDNGKLTDHNGRQVDFRNVILIMTSNAGAADQAKAAFGFGRERREGEDTAAIERTFTPEFRNRLDAVISFAPLSRDIIVQVVEKFVLQLEAQLIDRGVHIELTDEAAHWLAEKGYDDKMGARPLGRVIQETIKKPLAEELLFGRLTKGGVVRVRIDDDKPVFDITGPDAPRISNSKPPLLTAD encoded by the coding sequence GTGCCGTCCTTTTCGAACACGCTGGAACAGGCAATCCATTCCGCGCTGGCCCTCGCCAACGAGCACCGGCATGAACTCGCTACGCTTGAACATCTGTTGCTGGCGCTGACGGATGAACCCGACGCCGTCAAGGTGATGCGGGCCTGCAATGTCGATCTGGACGAACTTCGCCGGATGCTTGTGGAATTCATCGAGGATGATCTTTCGACGCTGATTACGGATGTCGAAGGTTCGGAGGCCGTTCCAACCGCCGCCTTCCAGCGCGTGATTCAGCGCGCGGCGATCCATGTTCAGTCATCGGGTCGAACCGAAGTGACCGGCGCCAACGTTCTCGTGGCTATCTTTGCCGAGCGGGAATCGAACGCCGCCTTTTTCCTGCAAGAACTCGACATGACGCGCTATGATGCGGTGAACTTCATCGCACATGGCGTCGCCAAGAACCCTTCTTTCTCGGAAAGCCGCCCCGTGCAGGGCGCCGAGCAGCCGAGCGAGCAGGCCCAGGCAGAACAGCCCGCCTCGAAGGAGGAATCGGCCCTGTCGAAATATTGTGTCGACCTGAACCGCAAGGCTGCGAAGGGCGATGTGGACCCGCTGATCGGTCGCGCCGACGAAGTCGAGCGCTGCATCCAGGTGCTCTGCCGTCGCCGCAAGAACAACCCGCTGCTGGTCGGCGATCCCGGCGTCGGCAAGACCGCCATCGCCGAGGGGCTCGCGCTCAAGATCACGCGTGGCGAAACGCCCGACGTGCTGGCTGGCTCGACCATCTTCTCGCTCGACATGGGCGCGCTGCTGGCGGGCACCCGCTATCGCGGCGATTTCGAGGAACGCCTGAAGGCCGTCGTCAAGGAACTCGAGGACCATCCCGACGCGATCCTCTTCATCGACGAGATCCATACCGTGATCGGCGCGGGCGCGACCTCGGGCGGGGCGATGGATGCTTCAAACCTGCTGAAACCGGCGCTGTCGGGCGGCAAACTGCGCTGCATGGGCTCGACGACCTACAAGGAGTTCCGCCAGCATTTCGAAAAGGACCGTGCGCTTTCCCGTCGTTTCCAGAAGATCGACGTGAACGAGCCGACCGTGCCCGACACGATCAAGATCCTGATGGGACTGAAGCCCAGTTTCGAAAAGCACCACGACCTGCGCTACACCAATGACGCGATCAAGACCGCGGTCGAGCTGTCGGCTCGCTATATCCATGACCGCAAGCTGCCCGACAAGGCGATCGACGTGATCGACGAGGCCGGGGCCGCCCAGCATCTTGTGTCAGAAAGCAAGCGCCGCAAGACGATCGGCCCGAAAGAGATCGAGGCCGTGGTGGCCAAGATCGCCCGCATCCCCCCGAAAAACGTCTCCAAGGACGATGCGGCGGTGCTGAAGGATCTGGAAGCCACGCTGAAGCGGCTGGTCTTCGGCCAGGACGCGGCGATCGAGGCGCTGTCCTCCTCGATCAAGCTGGCGCGCGCCGGTTTGCGCGAGCCGGAAAAACCCATCGGCAACTACCTCTTCGCGGGTCCGACGGGTGTCGGCAAGACCGAGGTCGCAAAGCAGCTCGCATCGACCCTTGGCGTCGAACTTCTGCGCTTCGACATGTCCGAATACATGGAGAAACACGCCGTCAGCCGCCTGATCGGCGCGCCTCCGGGCTATGTCGGCTTCGACCAGGGCGGGCTCCTGACCGATGGCGTGGACCAGCATCCGCATTGCGTGCTGCTGCTCGACGAGATCGAGAAGGCGCATCCCGATGTCTACAACATCCTCTTGCAGGTGATGGATAACGGCAAGCTGACCGACCATAACGGCCGCCAAGTCGATTTCCGCAATGTGATCCTGATCATGACCTCGAATGCAGGGGCGGCTGACCAGGCCAAGGCCGCCTTCGGCTTTGGTCGTGAACGCCGCGAGGGTGAGGATACAGCCGCCATCGAGCGGACCTTCACGCCCGAGTTCCGCAACCGCCTGGATGCGGTGATCAGCTTCGCACCGCTGTCGCGCGATATCATCGTTCAGGTCGTCGAGAAGTTCGTCCTGCAACTGGAAGCGCAGTTGATCGATCGCGGTGTCCATATCGAACTGACCGACGAGGCCGCGCATTGGCTGGCGGAAAAGGGTTACGACGACAAGATGGGTGCACGTCCGCTGGGCCGCGTAATCCAGGAAACCATCAAGAAGCCGTTGGCTGAAGAGCTGCTTTTCGGTCGCCTGACCAAGGGCGGCGTGGTCCGCGTCAGGATCGATGACGACAAGCCCGTCTTCGACATCACCGGCCCCGACGCGCCGCGCATCAGCAATTCGAAGCCGCCGCTGCTGACGGCCGACTGA
- the gloB gene encoding hydroxyacylglutathione hydrolase — MPLKLVAIRCLTDNYAWLVHGNGQTALFDAPEAAPILAELAARGWTLDLIALTHHHADHIQGVSELVAATGAKVMGNSDDAARLPALDFPVRPGETTDICGEPAEVIDVSGHTIGHVAFHLPLSKMAFTGDSLMSLGCGRLFEGSPAMMWESLVRLDALPGDTLICSGHDYCRGNAAFALTIDPENDALRQRLDDTASGRLPCAPASLDNERATNPFLRVGALRNGLGMEGATDVDVFARIRGMKDKF, encoded by the coding sequence ATGCCGCTGAAACTCGTCGCCATTCGATGCCTCACGGACAATTATGCCTGGCTCGTGCATGGCAACGGCCAGACGGCCTTGTTCGATGCGCCCGAGGCCGCACCCATCCTTGCAGAGCTCGCGGCGCGCGGCTGGACGCTGGACCTGATCGCGCTGACCCATCACCACGCGGACCATATTCAGGGTGTTTCTGAGCTGGTCGCCGCGACGGGCGCGAAGGTCATGGGAAATTCCGACGATGCGGCGCGGCTGCCGGCACTTGATTTCCCGGTCCGTCCGGGCGAGACGACCGACATCTGCGGAGAGCCCGCCGAGGTCATCGACGTCTCCGGCCATACGATCGGCCATGTGGCATTCCATTTGCCGCTTTCGAAAATGGCCTTCACCGGCGACAGCCTCATGTCGCTAGGTTGCGGCCGGCTCTTTGAAGGATCGCCGGCGATGATGTGGGAAAGCCTGGTCCGACTCGATGCCCTGCCGGGCGACACGCTGATCTGTTCCGGTCATGACTATTGCCGCGGGAATGCCGCCTTCGCGCTGACGATCGATCCTGAAAATGATGCATTGCGGCAACGGCTCGATGACACGGCCAGCGGCAGGCTGCCCTGCGCCCCGGCCAGCCTCGATAACGAACGCGCGACCAACCCTTTTCTGCGGGTGGGCGCATTGCGGAATGGGCTAGGAATGGAGGGTGCGACCGATGTCGATGTTTTTGCACGAATTCGCGGGATGAAGGACAAATTCTGA
- a CDS encoding class I SAM-dependent methyltransferase gives MHQDVMELRKFYYNRALGRVVQRILRDRLTKIWPPESSAGMSVVGYGFAAPLQRPYLARARRVTSLMPAGQGVMAWPPGLPNCAVLCDETAWPLDTGSVDRLILLHALETAERPQEMLAEAWRVLGPGGRMLVMAANRAGLWARSDATPFGTGRSYTAGQLEGLARSAGFVSEATGAALYIPPSDRRFWLRSAQMWEQGGQKISQVLVAGVVLTEFSKQVPMPVGRLRKVSVPSPLDLLEGIARPKPANGRNTAREGVTHRSTDDI, from the coding sequence ATGCATCAGGACGTGATGGAGCTGCGAAAGTTTTACTACAACCGGGCGCTTGGCCGGGTGGTCCAGCGCATCCTGCGCGATCGCCTGACGAAGATCTGGCCGCCCGAGAGCTCAGCCGGCATGTCCGTGGTGGGCTATGGCTTCGCGGCCCCATTGCAGCGTCCCTACCTTGCCCGCGCAAGGCGGGTGACCAGTCTCATGCCTGCAGGGCAGGGGGTGATGGCCTGGCCGCCGGGACTGCCCAATTGCGCCGTGCTTTGCGACGAAACCGCTTGGCCGCTGGATACCGGCAGCGTCGACCGCCTGATCCTGCTGCACGCGCTTGAGACGGCCGAACGACCCCAGGAAATGCTGGCAGAGGCGTGGCGGGTCCTTGGTCCGGGCGGCCGAATGCTGGTGATGGCGGCCAACCGCGCGGGGCTCTGGGCCAGATCGGATGCCACGCCCTTTGGAACCGGTCGCAGCTATACCGCCGGGCAGCTCGAGGGGTTGGCTCGCAGTGCGGGCTTCGTGAGCGAAGCCACGGGGGCCGCGCTTTACATTCCTCCGTCCGATCGCCGCTTCTGGTTGCGCAGCGCCCAGATGTGGGAACAGGGCGGGCAGAAGATCAGCCAGGTCCTTGTCGCGGGCGTGGTCCTGACCGAATTCAGCAAGCAGGTCCCCATGCCGGTCGGTCGGCTGAGGAAGGTCAGCGTTCCAAGCCCGCTTGACCTGCTCGAAGGCATCGCGCGCCCCAAGCCGGCCAACGGACGCAACACGGCGCGAGAAGGCGTCACGCATCGCTCGACCGATGACATCTGA
- a CDS encoding F0F1 ATP synthase subunit delta — protein sequence MTVANSASISADIAGRYAQALFDLVKDSGGLDALSTQIDELAAAHDESEDLRDLTVSPLYDRNAQEAAIGALAARMGFSDELSNTLRLLAKNRRLFTLPQFIAKLRGMIADARGEMTADVVSAQELTEEQKTRLADTLASKSGKKIKLNARVDETLIGGMIVKLGSQMIDSSIRSKLASLQNAMKEVG from the coding sequence ATGACCGTGGCCAATTCCGCTTCGATTTCCGCTGATATCGCCGGGCGATATGCACAGGCCCTTTTCGATCTGGTGAAGGATTCGGGGGGTCTTGACGCCCTGTCCACGCAAATCGACGAGCTGGCCGCTGCCCATGACGAAAGCGAAGATCTTCGCGATCTGACTGTCTCGCCGCTTTACGACCGCAATGCGCAGGAGGCCGCCATTGGTGCGCTGGCCGCGCGCATGGGGTTCTCGGACGAACTCAGCAACACCCTGCGCCTGCTGGCGAAGAACCGCCGGCTGTTCACGCTGCCCCAGTTCATCGCCAAGCTGCGCGGCATGATCGCCGACGCCCGTGGTGAGATGACCGCGGACGTGGTCAGCGCCCAGGAGCTGACCGAAGAACAAAAGACCCGTCTGGCCGACACGCTGGCCAGCAAGTCGGGCAAGAAAATCAAACTGAATGCGCGCGTCGATGAGACCCTTATCGGCGGCATGATCGTTAAACTGGGCTCGCAGATGATCGACAGCTCGATCCGCTCGAAGCTCGCCTCCCTCCAGAATGCTATGAAAGAGGTCGGATAA
- the atpA gene encoding F0F1 ATP synthase subunit alpha, producing the protein MGIQAAEISAILKDQIKNFGQDAEVAEVGQVLSVGDGIARVYGLDKVQAGEMVEFPGGIRGMVLNLETDNVGVVIFGDDRSIKEGDTVKRTGAIVEVPAGKELLGRVVDALGNPIDGKGPINASERRVADVKAPGIMPRKSVHEPMATGLKSVDAMIPVGRGQRELIIGDRQTGKTAIALDTILNQANYNGREADGMKTLHCIYVAVGQKRSTVAQLVKKLEETGAMAYTTVVAATASDPAPMQYLAPYSATAIGEYFRDNGMDALIIYDDLSKQAVAYRQMSLLLRRPPGREAYPGDVFYLHSRLLERSAKLNEENGAGSLTALPIIETQAGDVSAYIPTNVISITDGQIFLETDLFFQGIRPAVNTGLSVSRVGSAAQTKAMKSVAGPVKLELAQYREMAAFAQFGSDLDAATQKLLNRGARLTELMKQPQYSPLTNAEIVIVIYAGTKGYLDSVPVNEVTKWEAGLLQFLRNQKADLLDDMTRNDRKVAGELEDAIKAALDGYAKTYA; encoded by the coding sequence ATGGGAATCCAGGCAGCCGAAATTTCGGCCATCCTCAAGGATCAGATCAAGAATTTCGGTCAGGACGCCGAGGTGGCCGAAGTCGGACAGGTTCTGTCCGTCGGTGATGGTATCGCCCGCGTCTATGGCCTGGACAAGGTTCAGGCCGGCGAGATGGTCGAATTCCCGGGCGGCATCCGCGGCATGGTGCTGAACCTTGAAACCGACAACGTCGGCGTCGTGATCTTTGGCGACGACCGTTCGATCAAGGAAGGCGACACCGTCAAGCGCACCGGCGCCATCGTGGAAGTTCCGGCCGGCAAGGAACTGCTGGGCCGCGTCGTCGACGCCCTCGGCAACCCGATCGACGGCAAGGGGCCGATCAACGCGTCCGAGCGTCGCGTGGCCGACGTCAAGGCTCCGGGCATCATGCCGCGCAAGTCGGTTCACGAACCGATGGCGACCGGCCTGAAATCGGTTGACGCCATGATCCCGGTCGGCCGTGGCCAGCGCGAGCTGATCATCGGTGACCGTCAGACCGGCAAGACCGCGATTGCTCTGGACACCATCCTGAACCAGGCGAACTACAACGGCCGTGAAGCCGACGGCATGAAGACGCTGCACTGCATCTACGTCGCCGTGGGTCAGAAGCGCTCGACCGTCGCCCAGCTGGTGAAGAAGCTCGAAGAAACCGGCGCCATGGCCTACACCACCGTCGTCGCCGCGACCGCTTCGGACCCGGCTCCGATGCAATACCTGGCACCCTATTCGGCGACCGCGATCGGGGAATACTTCCGCGACAACGGCATGGACGCCCTGATCATCTATGATGACCTGTCCAAGCAAGCCGTCGCCTACCGCCAGATGTCGCTGCTGCTGCGCCGTCCGCCGGGACGCGAAGCCTATCCGGGCGACGTGTTCTACCTGCATTCGCGCCTGCTCGAGCGTTCGGCCAAGCTGAACGAGGAAAACGGCGCTGGCTCGCTGACCGCTCTGCCGATCATCGAAACCCAGGCGGGCGACGTTTCGGCCTATATCCCGACCAACGTGATCTCGATCACCGACGGTCAGATCTTCCTTGAAACCGACCTGTTCTTCCAGGGCATCCGCCCGGCCGTGAACACCGGTCTGTCGGTGTCGCGCGTTGGTTCGGCCGCCCAGACCAAGGCGATGAAATCGGTCGCCGGTCCGGTCAAGCTGGAACTGGCGCAGTATCGCGAAATGGCCGCCTTCGCTCAGTTCGGCTCGGACCTCGATGCCGCGACGCAGAAGCTGCTGAACCGTGGTGCGCGCCTGACCGAGCTGATGAAGCAGCCGCAATACTCGCCGCTGACGAATGCCGAGATCGTCATCGTCATCTATGCCGGCACCAAGGGCTACCTGGACAGCGTCCCCGTCAACGAGGTGACGAAATGGGAAGCGGGCCTGCTGCAGTTCCTGCGCAACCAGAAGGCCGATCTGCTTGACGACATGACCCGGAACGACCGCAAAGTTGCGGGCGAGCTGGAAGATGCGATCAAGGCAGCGCTGGACGGCTACGCCAAGACCTACGCCTGA
- a CDS encoding F0F1 ATP synthase subunit gamma, translated as MPSLKDLKNRIGSVKNTRKITKAMQMVAAAKLRRAQEAAEAARPYADRMATVMAGLTAAAAGSDAAPRLLAGTGDDRRHLLVVLTSERGLAGGFNSSIVKLARLRLAELRAQGKEVTILTVGKKGREQLKRDFGGLFVHHVDLSEVKRIGYDNARSIADEILERFEGGHFDVATLFYNRFESVISQVPTARQIIPAVVEETSEAGASSLYDYEPDESAILNDLLPRSVATQVFAALLENAASEQGARMTAMDNATRNAGDMIDRLTTEYNRSRQAAITKELIEIISGAEAL; from the coding sequence ATGCCCAGCCTCAAGGATCTAAAGAACCGGATCGGCAGCGTTAAGAATACGCGCAAGATCACCAAGGCGATGCAGATGGTCGCCGCCGCGAAACTGCGCCGTGCGCAGGAAGCGGCGGAGGCCGCGCGGCCCTATGCCGACCGGATGGCCACCGTCATGGCCGGGCTGACCGCTGCTGCGGCCGGCTCGGACGCGGCACCGCGCCTTCTGGCAGGGACCGGCGATGATCGCCGGCACCTGCTGGTGGTGCTGACCTCGGAGCGCGGGCTTGCGGGCGGGTTCAACTCGTCCATCGTCAAGCTGGCCCGCCTGCGCCTGGCCGAACTTCGCGCCCAGGGCAAAGAGGTGACCATCCTGACCGTGGGCAAGAAAGGCCGCGAACAGCTCAAGCGTGATTTCGGCGGACTTTTCGTCCATCACGTCGATCTGAGCGAAGTGAAACGCATTGGCTACGACAATGCGCGCAGCATCGCCGACGAGATCCTCGAGCGGTTCGAGGGTGGCCATTTCGACGTGGCCACGCTGTTCTACAACCGGTTCGAATCCGTCATCAGCCAGGTTCCGACTGCCCGGCAGATCATCCCCGCCGTCGTCGAAGAGACGAGCGAAGCCGGTGCTTCGTCGCTTTATGACTACGAGCCGGATGAAAGCGCGATCCTGAATGACCTGCTGCCCCGTTCGGTGGCGACCCAGGTCTTTGCGGCTCTTCTGGAAAACGCGGCCTCGGAGCAGGGCGCGCGGATGACCGCCATGGACAACGCGACGCGCAACGCGGGCGACATGATCGACCGCCTGACCACTGAGTACAACCGCTCGCGTCAGGCTGCGATCACCAAGGAACTGATTGAAATCATCTCGGGCGCCGAGGCGCTCTGA